ttctaaaaatttatataatattttaaataactgCAATTTATACAATCATAACAAAAATTGTACAAAAAAACTATACCAAAAAGACAAAAGTGTACCATATTTCTTTTTGAGATGGTGCATTATAGATTTCCCCTATTTTATTTCATTTGGAATTATGGTTTTATAACTGATTTTTTGGTTATTTTTGTGGTAGGTTAGTTAGTTTTGTAATTCTTAAGCCTATATATATATTCTGCCTAGATTCATTAATAAAGAAGAttgtttttttcatttttctttgggcctttctttttctttgtaatATATTTATCTTTTAAATTCTATGCATATTTTCAGGCCAAGTTTCCCATTACACAAACGTGTTCATTACTCCAACAAGTTGTCCCAAAACAAACGAAGAAAAAATGGTACTTTTTGTATTCAATTCATGGCAGCCAGTAGCTCAACCATTTGGCGCAcattgtatatttttattttatctatTGGAAATAACCTAAGGCATTATTAGAAAATGTTGAGCAGAGTTAACCAATCTAATGTTAATTTTGCctcaaaaattaatcaaaattgtttcaattattattttcataattatttttggTGCTTGAGCTTCAAAAATGGACCCCAACTGACAACTATGCAGCCCACTAATTTTTAACTAAACATTTTAGGCTGCTGTAGTATGTTtactattttttcttttctttctagactggtcttgttttcttcttgtattattatataTTCTCCTTCCTCGTTACTTTAATAGACCATAGTTTCGATCTGATAAAGCTAAGCCAAGCTAAGCTAGAAAAGAATAATAGAACTGGAATTAGAGTAATTTACAAAGATATTATGTAAAGCCGCCCGTGAGAGTTGTcaaaaatgtattaaaaaaaataacaaataaaatagataaataaataaagtacCAACTTGTTATTTAACGGATTATGCTCCTATTTACCTGCACCACTAATGAAAAACCTTATCCTTAAAAAAATCTTAATATTTTAcaatcattataataataataataataataataataataataataataatattttcttattaaaTTCTTCTCTACTCCCTCTCGTTCAACCTCTCCACTTTTATTCACATGCAGTGTATGGTCTCTACATTTTTTCCACGAAATTTACCAACGACTCTATCTCTATCCAATAATTTAAAAACATTTATGTATATATGTCCAAGTCTTTGAGCCCATTTTCCATGTTGAATTAACAATTTATTTGGTCCTTGCTCTTCAgttttttctctctttatttcaTTTTTAGCCTCTTAAGTCTTAACTATACATATTCCTGTATAGTTAAGtaccctttttcttcttttcttcattGCATTTCAGTGATTAAGGTTTCTGAGAATCTATATACGTacgttatatatatttatatataaatagagagagagagagagctatgaAGCCAGTATTGCTGCATGGGATTCTTCACGCGACAATCTACGAGGTTGATAAGCTTTCAGGTGGATGTTGCTGCATGTTTTTCTGCAAGGTATCATATACAATATTTACTATCCTTAAACTCATTTCATTAATACTAAACACAACACTTAACCAAATCTACTTATTACTACTATTATCTGTTTTTAGTTGCATGTAATAATTATTGTTATGTTGTCTACAAATTTTCAATGAAATTTTCAGCTGACGAGCAAAATTGAACACAAAATTGGGCTTAGCAAAGTAACTCCTAGACTGTATGCATCAATCGATTTAGGGAACACTAATGTTGGCCGAACCAGACTGCTCGAAACCAGAGTCTCGAATCCGCAATGGGACGAGACGTTTCACATTTGTTGTGCACATACGACATCTAATGTTGTGTTCACCATCAAACAAAATCGTCTTGGTCCCGATGACGAAATTGGAATAGCTTATTTTCCAGCTGAGAAACTTCTCAGTGGGAAAGAAGTAGACCAATGGTTTCCTCTCTtggatgagaagcatcacaagcCTCTCAGAGATGGTTCCAAAATCCATGTCAAGTTGAAATTTGAAGGGGTCTCTAAATACATTAACTGGTCACAAGGAATAAAAGGTAGTCCTAAGTTTCAAGGTGTACCTTACACATTCTTTCCTCAAAGGAGTGATTGTAGAGTTACCCTTTATCAAGATGCTCATATCCCAGATAAATTTATGCCCAAAGTCTCTCTTTCTGGGGGTAATTATTATCACCCTAATAGATGTTGGGAGGATATTTTTGATGCCATATATAATGCAAAGTACTTGATTTACATTGCTGGTTGGTCTGTGTGTACTAGAATTACCTTGATAAGGGACAGTAGGAGGCGAAAGGAAGGAGGCGATTTGACCCTTGGTGAGTTACTTAAAAAGAAGGCTAAACAAGGAGTTAAAGTACTAATGCTTGTTTGGGACGACAAAACTTCTGTGAAGTTGCTTAATAACGATGGAGTGATGGCTACACATGATGAAAATACCGGGAAATACTTCGAAAACACCGGTGTCCACTGCGTTTTGTGCCCTCGAAATCCAGACGATGGACAAAGCATTATTCAAGAATTGAAGGTTTCCACCATATTTACTCATCACCAGAAGACTGTTGTTGTGGACTGTGAGAATGTCTCAGGTGGGGGAGCATCAGAGAAGAGGAGAATTGTGAGCTTCCTTGGTGGTATTGATCTATGTGATGGGAGATATGACAATCCTACTCATTCAATTTTCAGGACTTTGAATACTACTCATAGTGATGATTTTCATCAGAATAATTTCCGTGGTGCCTCAATTGAGAAAGGTGGACCAAGACAGCCTTGGCATGACATTCATTGCAGGGTAGAAGGGACTATTGCTTGGGATGTTTTGTGCAACTTTGAGCAAAGATGGATGAAGCAAGGTCATAACAAGGACTTGCTTAATGAATTGAGAAGGCTCCAAGAGACTTGTATTATAACTCCCTCTTCTGTTATGTTGCCTGAAGACCGTGAGACTTGGAATGTTCAATTGTTCCGATCAATTGATGGAGGAGCTGCTTTTGGTTTCCCTACCACTCCAGAAAAAGCTGCTGAAGCAGGCCTTGTAAGTGGTAAAGATCAGATAATTGACAAAAGCATTGAGTATGCTTATGTCAATGCGATTCGACGAGCTAAGAACTATATCTACATTGAAAATCAGTATTTCATTGGAAGCTCATATGGATGGGACTCGAAAGAATTTAATGTTCATGAGGTCGGTGCTGTACATCCTATTCCAAAGGAACTGTCTTTGAAGATTGTTAGCAAAATTGAAGCTGGGGAGAGATTTATGGTCTATGTTGTCATTCCTATGTGGCCAGAGGGCATTCCAGAGAGTGGTTCTGTTCAGGCAATACTACATTGGCAGAAAATGACAATGGAGATGATGTACAAAGACATTGCTAAGGCTCTCAAAGCCAAAGGACTTGATGCCAACCCCAAGGACTACTTGGCATTCTTTTGTCTTGGAAATCGTGAGACAAAGAAGCGCGGTGAATATGAACCCTCAGAAGAACCAGGAGATGATTCAGATTATAGCAGAGCTCAGCAAGCCAGAAGATTCATGATCTATGTTCATGCCAAGATGATGATAGGTAACATTCCAATTGACCATATTCTTTCTATTTGCATTTCCATATATGGCTCCCCATTAGGAATATCAATCCATGATTTTACTTTCATATGAAACTATACAGTTCTATAGTTAATTTGAGAATCATAGAAATCCAGCTTTTGATTTCTAAGTATGCTACATGTAAAATTAGTGATTCTTTTAAAGTTCACACTAACAACATAATTAGTAGCTTGAAATTACAGAAACATAGTATACTAAAGTGGGAATGTCTTATTTTTTGTAGTTGATGATGAATACATAATCATTGGCTCAGCCAACATCAACCAGAGGTCTATGGATGGTGCTAGGGACACCGAAATCGCCATGGGAGCCTATCAACCTCATCATCTTTCAACCCAGCAGCCAGCCAAGGGACAAGTTCATGGCCATAGAATGGCATTGTGGTATGAACACTTGGGAATGCTTCATGACACATTCCTTGAAGCAGAAAGCATCGAGTGTGTCCGAAAGGTGAACGAGATCTCTGAAAGTTACTGGGAACTCTACTGCAGAGAGAACTTAGAGCATGATTTGCCTGGCCACTTGCTCAGTTACCCTATTAGAGTTACTCAATATGGAGAATTGACTACTTTACCTGGAATGGAATGTTTCCCAGACACTAGGGCTGGAGTACTTGGGTCCAAATCAGATATACTACCTTCAATCATTACTTCttaatttcatattttaattagcTATGACTTGTGTGTAGTgctcttttcaattttttttttttgtgtattaTTTCGTGTCAACAGCTTGAGATACCAAAGTGAGgtcattatttattgatttgTGATGTAAATTTGCAGCATGTGCTTTTAATGCCAATTGCTCTTTTTGATTTAAGGTCGTGTTTACCTTTCATGTCAACAGTGTTTTATTGGTTATACCTAGTGTTTGTAGGCACTAAAGTTAAATTAATCTCAAAACAGACTAAACTAAGAAACATAAATTTCTGTACAAACCCGACAAGTAGAATTTTCTTTATTTAGATTCGAAAGATACTTTTGTTGTACCTATTTTAGACCAaatttgatttctatttttttctagaaaaattaGGATATTTGTATCACAACTAAcatgtatatataaatttaatatttcaaatatgttatgaagataaaaaaaaaaaacgttttCGTTAATTTCTACATAATTGACACCAAGGTTAAAGTTTTTCAAAGATCATCAAGATCATCAACTATATCAAACACAAGAAAGTCATAATTTCAAACAAGTGATGTAGAGGCTTATCAAAAGGCTCGTGCTTTTGAACAATTTAATCAATTATGAAGTTCATTTGACATGCCCGAGCAATTTATTTTACACCATCTAAAAAGATAATACCACTTGGAATGTCTCAACTTAAATCTTATTCATTTAGAAACATTAGCTTTAGGTAGTATTTCATAACCACGATCTTCAAAAAAAAAAGTTCGTATTTTGCTAACAAAAAAACATCAAGTTGTAGATGTTTTGTGATACAATTTGCCTAGTATGGCGtgttgcccctttggcacacccacatggggtcattttgtaatgagcatgccttggtgcttgatcattagtcaagtcttgcaccaagcaacctcatgggataggatagtggcagttttgtaatattgcatatgtctcccagacaaaaatcatatatgttcctgggaagactttatttccctagaaggctccttagggggaggtgacctggtgacttagggaagcaccatggccatcagtagataggggccaaagctgtgtactcccttgccctatcaaggctagctatatattaatgaaataacatttatccatacttgcccctgtgtgcttccttgttgcttatgcattacttgtttgttatcttcgttgggccattgtgtgccacttgccttgttgtgtgctttgtgttgtgtggacgttcctaggaatgacttgctctgtgcttgctcatacttcgttattgcccgttgcatgtccgagatgtgtatgtggctaaccgctgagtttgtttgcctgtaggtgtgtgttgtaggctgacttgctagcttgaagagtctgcaagtgccgcatgttccgtctagttggagtacccaaatagccggcccgtgacagttggtattagagccaagttagaaagcacttggcaaaacacactatggtgagcaacactcagaggatcgaagctcttgagaagcggctacgggaactagatggcctggacgagagggtcagggatctttcctttgcaagtcaggactcgggatcgtctgatgcaaacaatcgcatagctgcgttggaaaaggagaatgatgttctcctatccagaattatcgcgttggagaaaagaaacactccaataagtacttctgtttcccctcggtgggaagagcgcatcgtaGCAGTGGAGCGCATGataaaggaacaagaagtttccataaatgacacgacggaagactgcagggaggcagttggcgtgctcagagaagacatggctgagctatctgccaaggtaaacctgaccatgcgagcggttgggaatgcccctgcaacagggccaataggtatggagtatggtcgagccaaagtacccgagccgaggccctataacgaggccagagacgcaaaggatttggagaatttcctctttgacatggaacattactttagagtcgtgcaGGCCGATTCAGAAgacggaaaggtcgccatggctaccatgtatttgtcgggggatgccaaggtgtggtggaggaccaagtatgatgatatagagaatggcaggtgcacCATCACGTCTTGGGAAGACCTAAAGAGAgaattaaagacgcaatttctgccagaaaatgtcgcttacatagctcgtcgcaAGTTAAGAGAGctcaaacaagtcgggacagtccgagaatatgtaaagagattttcgggactgatgctcgatattaaggacatgtccgaagtggacaggctcttctgcttccttgaGGGATTGAAGCCGTGGGGCAAATAAGAACTTCAGAGACAGCGTGTGTCTGAtctggccaccgctcaagctgttGCCGAACGCTTAACAGATTACACTCTGGAGAGCAGCCTGCCGAAAAGGTCTACTCCTCCAACCAACTCAAGTAGtgctgggagtaagaagtctgggaattCCTAGCAGGGTAAGaatgggggagagaagaggacagatGAGTCCAATTCTTCAAGTGGGACAAATGCTGCtgcagggaagaagccgctagcttgttggctttgcaaaggcccacataagtcggcAGTTTGCCCTTACAGGGGCCAGCTGAATGCCCTCATTTCCCAAGGACAacagggcgaaggagaagaggaagacgaagagtacgcgcacatgggcgctgcCCGTCTGTTaaatgctctcaagaagcatggcgagaaagggaagaagaccatggggaaagggctaatgttcgtggatgccactatcaatggcaagcctgccaaaagcgtgatgattgatactggcgccacccacaacttcatctctgaacttgaggcaaagcgactgggactgaagctggagaaagatgcaggccgcatgaaagcggtcaactccaaagccttggccacaactggcgtggctaaaggggtaaaagtgagaatcgacacgtgggaggggcagactaaCTTGTTGgccgtccatatggacgacttcgatgtagttttgggaatggactttctaaccgagaaaggtgccattccaattcctgccactggaagcttactcataatgggagagactccttccatggtacctgcaaaggtgaaaccaccccctggtgtgaagaTTCTAttagctttacagttcaagaagggtgtgaagaagcaggagcccacttatgtagctgtacccaccgtgttcgaagaagtagtggaagaaattgttccactagaaattacgagggtcttaaacatgtatggggatgtgatgccagataaactccccaaagccttgcctccaaagagggggattgatcaccaaatagagctggtgcccggagtgaaacctccaacaaaagcgccatacagaatggcaccccctgagctagaagaattgaggaagcaattaaaagagctattggaggcaggcttcattaGACCATCAAAGGCGCCATTTGGCAcaccggtgctattccagaagaagcacgatgggagcttgagactatgcatcgactatagggctctcaataaggtgaaagttcgcaacacctaccccatccctctgatcgctgatttgttcgaccagctaagtggagccaaatacttcacaaagttggacttgagatcgggctactatcaggtgaggattgcagatggggatgaaccaaagactacgtgtgttactAGATACAGAGCATTTGAGTTTcaagtaatgccgtttgggttgacaaatgcacctgctaccttctgtacactaatgaaccaagtattccatgagtatctagataagttcgtggtggtgtacttggatgatatcgtggtttatagcgctatgattgaagagcatcaagaacacttggctcaagtgtttcagaagttgagagagaacaagctatatgtgaagcgcgagaaatgctcgtttgcacaggagagcatcaagttgtTAGGCCACGGTGTGGAACGTGgccgaattcgtatggatctggagaaggtgagggcaatccaggaatggaaagcccccacaaacgtgaaagaactccgctccttcttgggcctagccaactactatagacgatttgtggatggctactcaagaagggcgacacccttgaccgagcttctgaaaaagagtgtgatttgggcgtggactgacaagtgtgctgaagcgttcaggagtttgaaagaagccatgatgaaagatcctgttcttgccttaccaactattagcaagcccttcgaagtacagatagatgcatcagattatgctctgggaggggtactagtacaagaggaccacccggtcgcatatgagagccacaagctgtctgaagctgagaggaggtatacggcccaggagaaggagctccttgtagttatacattgcttgcgagtgtggaggcattacttgctggggtcaaagttcgtggtgaagaTGGATAATGgagctgtgagtcatttccttactcagccgaagctgacccctaagtaggctcgatggcaggagtttgtggcggaATTTGACTTCTGTTTTGAGCAtagggcaggacgcttgaaccaggcagctgatgccttgagtcacaaagcggagttggcgactctaaagatcttggctagtttgtcggttagcgtggtgaacactccactcaaggatcgcatcaaagaaaacctggagaaagacccaattgtcaggaccatcctgaagctcgtaaaagaaggcaagactcgccagttctgggtggaggacgatcttctgtgggctaaaggggggcgcttgtatgttctaaaagctggagatttgcgaaggacattactaagcgagtgtcatgacaccctgtgggtaggtcatccagggtggcagagaac
The Humulus lupulus chromosome 6, drHumLupu1.1, whole genome shotgun sequence DNA segment above includes these coding regions:
- the LOC133782717 gene encoding phospholipase D alpha 1-like, with translation MKPVLLHGILHATIYEVDKLSGGCCCMFFCKLTSKIEHKIGLSKVTPRLYASIDLGNTNVGRTRLLETRVSNPQWDETFHICCAHTTSNVVFTIKQNRLGPDDEIGIAYFPAEKLLSGKEVDQWFPLLDEKHHKPLRDGSKIHVKLKFEGVSKYINWSQGIKGSPKFQGVPYTFFPQRSDCRVTLYQDAHIPDKFMPKVSLSGGNYYHPNRCWEDIFDAIYNAKYLIYIAGWSVCTRITLIRDSRRRKEGGDLTLGELLKKKAKQGVKVLMLVWDDKTSVKLLNNDGVMATHDENTGKYFENTGVHCVLCPRNPDDGQSIIQELKVSTIFTHHQKTVVVDCENVSGGGASEKRRIVSFLGGIDLCDGRYDNPTHSIFRTLNTTHSDDFHQNNFRGASIEKGGPRQPWHDIHCRVEGTIAWDVLCNFEQRWMKQGHNKDLLNELRRLQETCIITPSSVMLPEDRETWNVQLFRSIDGGAAFGFPTTPEKAAEAGLVSGKDQIIDKSIEYAYVNAIRRAKNYIYIENQYFIGSSYGWDSKEFNVHEVGAVHPIPKELSLKIVSKIEAGERFMVYVVIPMWPEGIPESGSVQAILHWQKMTMEMMYKDIAKALKAKGLDANPKDYLAFFCLGNRETKKRGEYEPSEEPGDDSDYSRAQQARRFMIYVHAKMMIVDDEYIIIGSANINQRSMDGARDTEIAMGAYQPHHLSTQQPAKGQVHGHRMALWYEHLGMLHDTFLEAESIECVRKVNEISESYWELYCRENLEHDLPGHLLSYPIRVTQYGELTTLPGMECFPDTRAGVLGSKSDILPSIITS